Below is a genomic region from Flavobacterium ginsengisoli.
ATTCTTTCATCCCAATTGAATTGATAAATGGTGAAGAAACTCCAGTTGCTTTGCACCGCATGAGAACCTACATATAATAAAAAGATAGCAACGATTAATCCGATTAATGTTGGGTGTTTTCTTAATCCTAAAATAGCTCCAATTGGATTGGCACGTTTCCAATCAAATGGTCTGCGGTTTTCTTTTTTAAGTGATTCTGGCAGAATGAAAAATCCGTAAAGGAAATTTAGCATACATAAAACTGCTGCTCGCATAAAAAGGCACTCGAGATCCATATTGTCCCAAAAGTCCACCAATAACTGGTCCGATGATAAAACCTAATCCGAAAGCTGCACCTACTAATCCAAAGTTTTTAGCTCTGTTTTCAGGCGTACTAACATCGGCAATATAAGCTGAAGCGGTTGTAATACTGGCACCGGTAACTCCAGCAATAATTCTTCCGATAAAAAGCCAAATAATAGTTGGTGAAAATGCTAATAAAAGATAATCTAACGAAAATCCGAAAAGGGAAATTAAGATAATTGGCCTTCTTCCGAATTTATCACTTAAATTTCCAATAACGGGAGCAAATACAAACTGAGTTATCGCATACGCGAAAGTCAACCAGCCACCAATCTTTGCCGCTTCACTAATGTCTCCATGAATCAATTCTTCGATTAATTTTGGTATTACAGGAATAATAATTCCCCATCCTGTAATGTCTATTAACATGGTTATGAAAATAAAACCAATTGCTTGCAGATTTATCTTTTTGTAGCATAATTATTTTAGTAAGGTGATGCAAATAAACAGATTTTTCAATTAACATTAAAAAAATCCAAATTCCAATTTGAAGAACGTAGTATTGAATTATTAAAACTTATATTTTTTTCACGCAGATTTAAAAAAGATTTAAGCAGATAAACGCAGATTTTTAATCTGATCTGCTAAAATCTGTAAAATCTGCGTGAAATAATTTTAAAGAATCAATAAAAAAATCCCAAATTCCAATTTAAAGGAACTTGGGATTTTTATTGTGAAATTCCAATTTCGGACTTTGGAATTTCTATCGTAAATCAAAACTATTAATGTGTATGTTTCGGATTAAAACCATCTTCGCTTAATTCAGTATGCACATAATCGGCATGCATTTCAGCTTCGTAGTCGATTTTTTCTCCTTTAGAGAATTTTCTAATGATTTTCTCCATAATATCATAAATTACAGGAACCACAATTAACGTAAGGAATAATGAAGAAATCAAACCTCCAATGATTACCCATGCCAATCCGTTTTTCCACTCTGCTCCTGCTCCAGATGCTAATGCAATTGGGAACATACCAAACACCATCGCAATTGTCGTCATCAAGATCGGACGTAAACGAGCGTGGTTAGCTTGAATTAGGGCATTTCTAATTGATTCTCCAGCTGCTCTTCGCTGATTCGTATAATCGACAAGCATGATCGCATTCTTACACACAAGACCAATCAACATGATTACCCCTAAAATGGTAAAGATATTCAAGGTATTGTTTGTTAATGCTAAGGCGAATAAAACTCCAATGAACGAAAGCGGAATAGCGAACAATACAACAAACGGGTGAACGAAACTGTCATATAATCCAACCATTACAAGGTAAACCAAGATAATAGCCGCTAATAATGCAATTCCTAAAGTACCAAATCCTTCTGATTGATTCTCTTGGTCACCACCCCAGATGTAATTAACTCCTGTAGGTTTTTGCAATTTATCTAATTTCGCCTGCCATTGCTGAACGATTGTTCCTGCTGGAACCCCAACATTCTGACCTTGTACGGTTACAGAAGCTGTTTTATCTCTACGCTCTAATTTACTTGGTCCAGAACCTTCAGTAATTGTAGCAAATTGGTTTAATTTAATTTGCTGACCTGCATTGTTGATGAAAATTAAGTTACTAACGTCTGTGATGTTTTTTCTATCAAATTCGTTGTATTTAATGTTGATGTCATATTCGTATTCACCAGCTCTAAACTTACCATCTGTATTACCACTGTAAGCAGTCTGCATAGTTAAACCAACTGTTTGAAGTGTTAATCCTAATGCGGCCATTTTATCTCTATCAACCTGAACGTTGATTTCAGGGTTTCCGTCTTCAACTGTTAATTTAATCTCAGTTGTTCCAGGAATAGTGCGTAATTCGGCTTCAGCCATTTTAGCAAATTTCATTGCACTTTCTACGTTCGGACCTGTTACAATCAAACCTAAAGTTGCATCCTCAGCAGTACCTAAGATACCTACTGGAACTGTTTTTACTTTTGCTCCAACTAAAACTTTTTCTAGTTTACGTTTTACTTTTGTCGCATATACGTTGGCGTCATCTGTACGATCTTTTTGATCGATCATTTTAACGTCAATCTCTGCTTTGTATGCAGTTGCCTGAGCAGCTCCTAAACCTTCACTGGTTTGACCCACTGTTGTAATCTGGCTGAAAACATATTTCTCTCCTTTTAAGAAAGCTTCTGCTTTTTGCGTCATAAAGTTAGTTTGCTCTAACGAAGCATCTTTTGGCATCTCGATTTGAACTAAGAACTCACCACTATCAGATGATGCGAAGAACTCACCTCCAATATATCCGCCTCCCATTAACCAGAAGATTGTACCAAAGAACATTACTACGATAGCCACCATTGTTTTGATATAGTGGTCTAAACACCAGTTTAGTAGGTTAGAAACCCAGTCAGTAAAACGAGTTAGGTAGCTTTCAAATCCTAAAATGATTCTTCCAAAAAGGTTTTTACCTTCAATATGCTCTAGTTTTCCAAAACGAGAAGATAACCATGGAATAATTGTAAATGAAGCCAACAATGAGAACATTGTAGAAATAATTACCGTAACACAGAATTGTGTAATAATGTTTGATACCAATCCGGTACTCATTGCAATTGGCAAGAACACCACCACAATTACTAATGTAATCGAAGTTACGGTTGCACCAATTTCGGCAGTTCCATCATAAGCCGCACGAATTCGGCTTTTACCCATCTCCATGTGTCGGTAAATATTCTCTAGTACCACAATCGCGTCATCTACAAGAATACCTACAACAAGAGATAAACCAAGTAAAGACATTAAGTTAAGCGTGTAACCTAACAAATAGATTCCGATAAATGTAGCAATCAAAGATGCTGGAATAGATACCATTACGATTAACGAGTTTCGAATACTGTGCAAGAAGAACAACATTACGAATGCTACCAGAATAACCGCAATTAATAAATCGTGTACAACAGAATCTGCTCGCTTCAAGAGTAAAAACTGTACTGTCTTTTGCTACTTCCAATTTCAATTGAGCCGATTTGTAATCGTTCTCTAGTGTTTTAATTGTCTTAATCAATTGCTCACTTACCGCAACGGCATTGGCATCTGATTGTTTTACAATTTGAAGTACAATTGCGCTTTTTTGATCTACACGAGCAATTTTCTCTGCAATTTTTTGTGTATCCTGAACGTCGGCGATATCTCCTAAACGAACCTGAATTCCGTCTTTAGAAGAAACCACTAAGTTTCTTAATTCGTCAACGTTTTTATATTTACCCGCTAAACGGATTAAGATCTTTTGGTTACGAGTCTGGATGTTTCCTGTTGGGAAATCTAGATTCGAAGTTAGAATAGTCTGTTGCACTTGTGGAACTGAAAGTCCGTAACCTTGCATTTTTACTGCATCAAGGTTTACTTGAATCTCACGCTCTTGACCACCAATAATGTTTACCTGAGCAACCCCTTGTACACGAGATAAAACAGGAGCAATTTTTTTATCGATCAAATCGTAAAACGTCGCTTCGTCCATTTTTCCATTCGCACCAAGCGTCATAATTGGTAAATCACTCAAAGAGAATTTAGTCAATGACGGTGGATCTGCATCATCTGGAAGATCACTTAAAATAGCATTAATTTTACGCTGTGCATCATTCATCGAAATATCAACATTGGCATTTGAAGTCAATGTAATTGATACAATCGAAAGACTCTCATAAGATTTCGAATCAATTTTTTTGATATTTTCCAGAGATGCAATCGCATCTTCAATTTTCTTTGTTACTGTATTTTCAACCTCACTTGGAGAAGCTCCAGGATATACAGTTGAAACTGTAATTACGTTAGTTTCGAATTTTGGGATCAGCTCGTAGCCTAATTGGCTGTAACTGAACAATCCACCAAGAGTCAGAATTGTAAACAATACAATTACCAACGACGGACGTTTTATGGATATTTCGGCTAATTTCATATATTTTGTTTTTTGCTGTAGGCTATACGCTATAGGCTTTAGGCATTTTTAAAATGCTTAAAGCTTTATGGCTTACTGCTTAAGGCTTAAAATTATTTAATAATTTCTACTTTATTTCCGTCTTGTAGGTTGATTTGACCAGTAACAATTACAGTTTCTCCGTCATTTAAACCACTAATGATTTCAACTTTATCTCCTAAAATTCTTCCAGCAACTACTTTTCTTAATTTAGCAACACCGTTTTCTACAACAAATATTTCGTTACTGCTTACACTTCCAACAAAAGCATTTCTAGGAACAACTTTCAAGTTTTGTTTTTGGTTTTTAGCTCCAAAGTTTGCAGTTCCGTACATACCCGCTTTTAAGTCGTTGTTAGCGTTGTTTGTAATTTCTATTTCAACTGGGAAATTTAAAGAAGCATCTGCTTTTGCAGCGATGAAAGTAATTTTTCCGCTAAATGTTTTATCAGGATAAACACTTGCAGTAATGTCTACACTGTTTCCTAATTTTAAACTAGCAACTTGTCCTTCATTTACAGTAACTGTTAATTTTAATTTAGAAACATTTACAATGTCAAATAAAGCAGTTGCAGGCATTCCAGTTAAAATAGAACCTGGCTCTATATATTTTTTATTGATATATCCGTTAATTGGAGCTTTTACTCTTGTATCTCCAACATTGATTTTAGCTTGAGTATAATTAGATTGCGCATTAGTTAAAGCTAATTTTGCTTGATCTAATTGTTGTTTTGTAACACCACCTGTTTTAAAAGCATTTTCATATCTCGCATAATCAGATTTTGCGTTTTGATATGCTGCTTCTGCTGCTTGAGCGTTTACATTAATAACATCGCCTCTCATTGTTAAAAGAGTTTGTCCTACTCTTACATAGTCACCTTCTTTTGCTAAAACACTAATTACTTTTCCTGATTTTTCAGCAGAGAAAGTCAATTCTTGAATTGGTGCGAAGTTTCCGTTTGCAGTAAAACCTAAATTAACATCTTCTGTTTTTACTGTCGCTACTTTTACAGAAACCGTCGCATTTTTTTCTGCTACAATTGCAGTTTTAGCTTCGTTTTCTGCTTTATTTTTATTTAAAATGTAGTTAATCCCGACAAAAGCCACGACTATGATTACGATTGTTATAATTATTTTCTTCATTGTAATAATTTGTTATTTAGTAAGAGATTTTAGTTCGCCTTTCGATTTGATTAGAGATATTTCGGCAATTTTATAATTTAAAACCGCTCTTGTAAAGTTATTTTGAGCTTCAAGCGATGCATTTTCTGCGTCTAGCAAATCGGTTAAAGATGCTAAACCTTGAAGATAATTGTTTTTGGTATTGCTTAGAATTTCAGTTGCCAAACGCATATTTTCTCTCTGATTTTCAATAGTCACAAGATTATTGTTAATCTGCGTCATTGCATTTCTATAATCTAAATCAAGAGAAAGTTTAGTGTCTTTGATATCTTCTTGTAGTTCTCTAATTTGAACATCTGCCTGTCTTACTTTAGCACGAGTTCCAAAACCAGTAAAGATTGGCACATGTAAGTTTAAAGCAATAGCTGAGAAATCTGACCAATAAACTCCTTTTTCTGGTTTTGCAAACCAAGGCATTTCTGGTCCTTGCCCGATATAATTATAACCTGCAGATAATGAAAGTGTCGGATAATAACCCGCTTCAACAGCTTTTTTATTGAATACTAAAAGCTCTTCTTGTTTTTTCAAAAGCAAATATTCTGTTCTGTTTTCAATATTTGGCTCTTGTGTTAAAGCAGCTGGTACAACTTCAAATTCTTCTTTTGGCATAACGATTTGAGTTTCTATAGGCATACCCATATAAAACTTTAATGCATTTTCCTGTAACTCAATCTGATTTTTAACCTGCTGGCGATCTGTATCAATGTTAGACATTTTTACGATAATACGATCTAAGTCAATTTTTTTAGCTAAACCGTTGTTAAACTGCCCTTGAACAATATCACGAACTTTTTGAGTATTTACATAGTTGCTATCTAAAAGAATAAGTCTTTCTCTTTGTACATAAACTGAATAGTAGTTATTTGCAACTCTTTCAATAACTTGTTCTTCAGTTAACTGATCATTTATTTGATAAAACTCACGTGTAGTTTTTGTCGCTCTCAAACCTGTAAAAACAGATTGATCAAATATGGCTTGAGTTAAAGAAAGTCCAGCAGTCGATGTCCATTTTTGACCAAAAGCTGCCTGAATAGTAGTTCCTGGCGCACCAAAAGCTGCTCCATCAATAACTGTTGTTTGAATTACTGGATTATAAGTAAGACTTCCGTTTGCACTAATCTGTGGTAAAGCTCTCGAACGTATTTCTTGAATTTGGTACTCACTATTTTCAATCTGAAGTTTTGCCTTTTTTGCATCAGCTTTATTTTGAAGTGCATAATTGACCGCGTCTTTCAGAGTTAAAGTAGTGGTTTGTGCGGCGGCAGATAAGCCTATTGTACACAAAACTATAAGAAAGATTCTTTTCATAAGTAGTTAATATTTATTTTAAAAATTTGAGATGGCATCGTCATTTTATCTTTTACAACTCTCTAGAATAAATGACGACAATTTGGATAATAATTAATTTCTAATTTTTTTAATTGCTTTTCTAATTCCTCTACTCCTTTTTCAGTCGCCATTGCACGAGTATGATACTCTAAGGCTTCCAACTCTATTCTTTGCGCTTCACTTTCAGAAACCGTATTTTCGTTTATATGAAAAACCAAAGTGTAATAAAACTTAACATAAACCTCTACATTTAAGTCACTTCTATAAAGTCCCTCACGAATTCCTTTTTCAATATTATCTCTAAAACATTGTGTACACTGATCAATTTCGAAAGACAAAATGTTCTGATAAATTTCTGGATAATGTTTTTTTAACTGATAGATTGGCGAAGTGTCAATATTGTTTTTAAACATATCACGAAACATTTCTCTAATCTCAAAATTCTCATGAATAGCATTGTAATTTTTAGCAATAATAGTATCCATGATTTCGTGCACTTGGCCATGAACCAACGATGTGCTCTCTTCAATTAGAACTTCTTTGTTACAGAAATATTTGTAAATCGTTTTTTTCGAAATACACATTTCGCCCGCAATGTCGTCCATTGTAACACTCTTAAAACCAAGCTTTAAAAACAATTCGCTTGCTTTTGCTATAATCTTCTCTTTCATTTTAAATTCTCGAATTGCCTTACAAATATACTCTGGAAACTAAAATCAAAAAAATAGTTTCCGATATATTTGTAATAATTTTACATTAATTTATTGGTTTAGTAAGATTTATATTGCAAACTCTAAATTTGCAATAAGTTTAATCTCTTTACCCAAAGCAGTTCCCGAAGAATGATTAAAAGAATTGAAATCTAAACCAAAGTCTTCACGTTTGATATTTCCTTTAATTTCAAAAGCCACTTTCTTTTCTCCGTTATAAATATTTTCTCCTAGAAATTCAGCATCCAATTCAACTACTCTTGTAATGTCTTTTATCGTCAAATCTCCTTTGAAGAAATTAATATTCTGATTTACTTTTTGAAATGAAGTCGATTTAAAACTTATAATGGGATGCTCATCTTCTTCAAAAAAATCTTGAAGTTGTAAATAAGCGTCTATAGATTGGAAACTTTCATTTTTGTTATTGATATCTAATGAGAATTCGACAGAAGCGTCTTCAATCTCATTGTCTTCAATATTCACATACCCATCAAATTTATTTGCATCTCCTCCCAAATAAGCAGTTCTTGATCGTCTCATTTTCAATAAAACATCTGACTGACTAGAATCTAAAGTCCATTTTGTTTTCATAAATACTTGATTTAATTGAGTTTATAAATCTTTAAAACTCTAAATGGAAACTTTTACAGTGTTCTGAGTTTCCATTTTAACGCTGCAAATATAGACAGGAAACTCTGAATACCAAAAAAGTTTCCAAGTTTTTTACAAAAAATTTTAATCAGATCAAATCCAGTGTTTTTACAACGATTCATAACTGTTAAAAATCGTCGTTTATCTATAACTATCTGACAATGTAGATTTAATACTGCTATTTGTTAAAATAATACTACAAATCTTACAGCAATACGTATAATTTTAGCGCAACTATTTAACCCTAAAAATTTTACATTATGAGAAAAAAATTACTTTACTTCTATTCTGCATTTTCGGTATCTCCCAGATAAATGCGCAGATTTTGTATGATAATGGCCCAATAGACAACAATCCAAGTTTTAGCCTTGACGGAAGAAAATGGGATCATACCAATCTTACCTACTTTTTTGAAAATGGGACAAATGATATTGCAGGAACAGATGAAAAAACTGCTTTAGTCCAAGCAATGCAAGTATGGTCAAGTGTTACAAGTTTGACTTTTACAGAGGTTACGAGTGCAGCAAACGCCGATATTGTCATTAAATGGGCCGTTGGAGATCATGGAGATGGAGCTCCTTTTGATGCAGTAAATGGTGTTTTAGCGCATGCTTTTTTCCCTCCACCAAACGGAGCATATGCTGGAGACTTACATTTTGACGACTCTGAAACTTGGACAACAAGCGTACAATACACATCTTCGCAGCCTATAGATTTAGTTACAGTCGCCATTCATGAATTAGGACATTCATTAGGATTACAACATAGCAATGTACCAGGAGCAATCATGTATGCGTATTATAATGGATCGCAACGAACATTGTCAACCGATGATATTCAAGCTATTAGTGCAGTTTACCCTAAAATTTATAGTTTATATGGAGGTAATCCCGTTTGTGGTTCGCCATCTCAAACTTTTGTTGGCCTGACTCCTTCTCCTCCTGCTGGAAGTTCTATAGTTTGGAGCACATCGCCGAATCTTACAATTGCTATGACTTTACCTCCAAATACACCAAATACCGCACAAATAAATGTACAAAGCACTGTAGGAAATACTTACCAAACAGGAACAGTAACAGCAACGATCAACGGAGTTCAAACCATAACAAGAACTGTAGATATAGGAGAAAAACCTCTTTATTTTGGCACAAAGAAAACCGCTACAACTGATTATACCGAGTATTGCGACAATACATACCATTATGTTCCTATAGACATTGTTAATTCAGATAATACAGTAAGTTATAATTACACATTTGGAAATTTCTCTACTGGAATTAGCAATCCCGGAATTACTTATACTCAAATCAATTCTAAAAGATATCTTTTCAAAATCCCATTAAACAAAATTCCATCTGGAACTTATCCTGTTTTTAGTTTCTCTGTTACTACCAATACAACTTGCACTGGTGTTCCGTACACAATTTACGGACAAGTGGTAACCTTAAGTTCTTGCAATGGTACATTTGCGGCAAAAACAACTGCAGAAACTTCAGCAATAGAAACGTCTGCAATACAATCTGAAGATCGTGTCACTATTTACCCAAATCCTGCGACAAATATTTTAAACATTTCTGTTAGTAATTCAAAAAACAATATTGCTAATGCTAAAATTATTGGTAAACTATATGATTTAAATGGCAGTGAGCTGACACAAATTTCTATTTTAAGCAATACAGCTTCGCTCGATGTAAGCAAATTCAAAAAAGGAATTTATATTTTAAAAGTTGACATTAACGGCGAAATTGAAAGCCATCAAATTATCATTCAATAATATCCCGAAAAGACGCCTTCAAATTCTGAAGGTGTTTTTTTTCTTAAGATTATCTCCCAAAAAGAATCTTGATTAAGATTTTCATTTCAATCTCATAATTCATATTTGAATTGTATCTTTGGGGCACGAAATCAGAAATTCATTATGCACGATATAAGTCAGTACCAAGATTTTTTCATCAATTATCTAGAAAGCCAAAACATACATAAAGAGCCTAAAAATCTTTACGAACCTATAGAATATATTTTAGGACTTGGCGGAAAACGTATACGTCCGGTTTTAACTTTAATGGCAGCCGAGGTTTTTGATACTGATTATTTAATTGCACTTCCCGCAGCAATGGCGGTTGAAGTTTTTCATAACTTCTCGTTAGTTCATGATGACATTATGGATGATGCGCCTTTAAGAAGAGGTCAAGTTACAGTTCATGAAAAATGGGATTTAAACACTGGTATTCTTTCTGGAGATGCAATGCTAATTTTAGCGTATCAATATTTTGAACAATACGAACCAATAGTTTTTAGAAATCTTGCAAAATTATTCAGCAAAACAGCACTTGAAGTTTGCGAAGGTCAACAATGGGATGTAGATTTTGAAACACGTAAAGACGTTACAATTTCTCAATATCTTAAAATGATTGAATATAAAACTGCGGTTTTGGTTGCCGCTGCCATGAAAATGGGTGCAATTGTAGCTAAAACTTCTGAAAAAGAAGCCGATTTAATTTACGATTTCGGATTAAATTTAGGATTGGCTTTTCAACTTCAAGATGATTACTTGGACGCTTTTGGAGATCCTGAAACTTTTGGAAAACAAGTTGGCGGAGATATTATAGAGAATAAAAAAACGTATTTATATCTAAAAGCCTTGGAGTTTTCTTCTAAAGAAAAAGCTTCAGAATTAGAACAATTATTTACTTTACAATTAGAAGATAATTCAGAAAAAATAGAAACTGCCAAGACTATTTTTAATGAATCTGGAGCATCAAAAGCTACTCAAGAAGCAATCGAAATGTACACTTTTAAAGCTTTTGAAACTTTAGAAAAAATGGATATAAATACAGAAAAGAAAGATGTTTTGAGAACTTTTGGCGAAAATTTAATGGGACGAAAAGTCTAGTTTTCAGCATTCAGTGTCAGTATTCAGTAAAAAACCTACAATCATCAATCTAAAATCAAAAATATCATGTTTGTAGCACCGGTAAATACAGAATCTTTGTTAGCACAAGCGCAAG
It encodes:
- a CDS encoding YceI family protein; translation: MKTKWTLDSSQSDVLLKMRRSRTAYLGGDANKFDGYVNIEDNEIEDASVEFSLDINNKNESFQSIDAYLQLQDFFEEDEHPIISFKSTSFQKVNQNINFFKGDLTIKDITRVVELDAEFLGENIYNGEKKVAFEIKGNIKREDFGLDFNSFNHSSGTALGKEIKLIANLEFAI
- a CDS encoding TolC family protein, coding for MKRIFLIVLCTIGLSAAAQTTTLTLKDAVNYALQNKADAKKAKLQIENSEYQIQEIRSRALPQISANGSLTYNPVIQTTVIDGAAFGAPGTTIQAAFGQKWTSTAGLSLTQAIFDQSVFTGLRATKTTREFYQINDQLTEEQVIERVANNYYSVYVQRERLILLDSNYVNTQKVRDIVQGQFNNGLAKKIDLDRIIVKMSNIDTDRQQVKNQIELQENALKFYMGMPIETQIVMPKEEFEVVPAALTQEPNIENRTEYLLLKKQEELLVFNKKAVEAGYYPTLSLSAGYNYIGQGPEMPWFAKPEKGVYWSDFSAIALNLHVPIFTGFGTRAKVRQADVQIRELQEDIKDTKLSLDLDYRNAMTQINNNLVTIENQRENMRLATEILSNTKNNYLQGLASLTDLLDAENASLEAQNNFTRAVLNYKIAEISLIKSKGELKSLTK
- a CDS encoding matrixin family metalloprotease, coding for MYDNGPIDNNPSFSLDGRKWDHTNLTYFFENGTNDIAGTDEKTALVQAMQVWSSVTSLTFTEVTSAANADIVIKWAVGDHGDGAPFDAVNGVLAHAFFPPPNGAYAGDLHFDDSETWTTSVQYTSSQPIDLVTVAIHELGHSLGLQHSNVPGAIMYAYYNGSQRTLSTDDIQAISAVYPKIYSLYGGNPVCGSPSQTFVGLTPSPPAGSSIVWSTSPNLTIAMTLPPNTPNTAQINVQSTVGNTYQTGTVTATINGVQTITRTVDIGEKPLYFGTKKTATTDYTEYCDNTYHYVPIDIVNSDNTVSYNYTFGNFSTGISNPGITYTQINSKRYLFKIPLNKIPSGTYPVFSFSVTTNTTCTGVPYTIYGQVVTLSSCNGTFAAKTTAETSAIETSAIQSEDRVTIYPNPATNILNISVSNSKNNIANAKIIGKLYDLNGSELTQISILSNTASLDVSKFKKGIYILKVDINGEIESHQIIIQ
- a CDS encoding TetR/AcrR family transcriptional regulator, which produces MKEKIIAKASELFLKLGFKSVTMDDIAGEMCISKKTIYKYFCNKEVLIEESTSLVHGQVHEIMDTIIAKNYNAIHENFEIREMFRDMFKNNIDTSPIYQLKKHYPEIYQNILSFEIDQCTQCFRDNIEKGIREGLYRSDLNVEVYVKFYYTLVFHINENTVSESEAQRIELEALEYHTRAMATEKGVEELEKQLKKLEINYYPNCRHLF
- a CDS encoding efflux RND transporter periplasmic adaptor subunit, with amino-acid sequence MKKIIITIVIIVVAFVGINYILNKNKAENEAKTAIVAEKNATVSVKVATVKTEDVNLGFTANGNFAPIQELTFSAEKSGKVISVLAKEGDYVRVGQTLLTMRGDVINVNAQAAEAAYQNAKSDYARYENAFKTGGVTKQQLDQAKLALTNAQSNYTQAKINVGDTRVKAPINGYINKKYIEPGSILTGMPATALFDIVNVSKLKLTVTVNEGQVASLKLGNSVDITASVYPDKTFSGKITFIAAKADASLNFPVEIEITNNANNDLKAGMYGTANFGAKNQKQNLKVVPRNAFVGSVSSNEIFVVENGVAKLRKVVAGRILGDKVEIISGLNDGETVIVTGQINLQDGNKVEIIK
- a CDS encoding polyprenyl synthetase family protein, producing MHDISQYQDFFINYLESQNIHKEPKNLYEPIEYILGLGGKRIRPVLTLMAAEVFDTDYLIALPAAMAVEVFHNFSLVHDDIMDDAPLRRGQVTVHEKWDLNTGILSGDAMLILAYQYFEQYEPIVFRNLAKLFSKTALEVCEGQQWDVDFETRKDVTISQYLKMIEYKTAVLVAAAMKMGAIVAKTSEKEADLIYDFGLNLGLAFQLQDDYLDAFGDPETFGKQVGGDIIENKKTYLYLKALEFSSKEKASELEQLFTLQLEDNSEKIETAKTIFNESGASKATQEAIEMYTFKAFETLEKMDINTEKKDVLRTFGENLMGRKV